The following proteins are co-located in the Onychomys torridus chromosome 6, mOncTor1.1, whole genome shotgun sequence genome:
- the Znf639 gene encoding zinc finger protein 639, with product MNEYPKKRKRKTLHPSRYSDSSGISRITDGVSGIFSDHCYSVCSMRQPDLKYFDNKDDDSDPETSNDLPKFTDGTKARNRNQNYLVPSPVLRILDHTVFSTEKSADVEVCDEECDSPESVHQHTQEESPIEVHTSEDVPIAVEVHAISEDYDIEAENNSSESLQDQTDEEPPAKLCKILDKSQALNVTAQQKWPLLRANSSGLYKCELCEFNSKYFSDLKQHMILKHKRTDSNVCRVCKESFSTNMLLIEHAKLHEEDPYICKYCDYKTVIFENLSQHIADTHFSDHLYWCEQCDVQFSSSSELYLHFQEHSRDEQYLCQFCEHETGDPEDLHSHVVNEHARRLIELSDKCSGGGRGQCSLLSKITFDKCKNFFVCQVCGFRSRLHTNVNRHVAIEHTKIFPHVCDDCGKGFSSMLEYCKHLNSHLSEGIYLCQYCEYSTGQIEDLKIHLDFKHSADLPHKCSDCLMRFGNERELISHLPVHETT from the exons ATGAATGAAtatcctaaaaaaagaaaaaggaagacttTACACCCTTCTCGTTATTCAG attCTTCTGGAATAAGCAGAATCACGGATGGAGTCAGTGGAATCTTTTCTGATCATTGTTACAGTGTCTGCTCCATGAGACAGCCAGACTTAAAATACTTTGACAACAAAG ATGATGATTCTGATCCTGAGACATCAAATGACTTGCCCAAATTTACGGATGGAACTAAGGCCAGAAATAGGAATCAGAACTACTTGGTTCCCAGTCCTGTGCTTAGAATTCTAGACCACACTGTCTTTTCCACAG AAAAGTCTGCTGATGTTGAAGTCTGTGATGAAGAGTGTGACTCACCTGAGTCAGTGCACCAGCATACTCAAGAGGAGAGCCCTATAGAGGTCCACACCTCAGAAGACGTCCCGATTGCTGTAGAAGTTCATGCGATTTCTGAAGACTATGATATAGAGGCAGAGAACAATTCCTCTGAGAGCCTCCAAGACCAGACTGATGAAGAACCACCAGCTAAACTCTGCAAAATACTTGACAAGAGCCAAGCTTTGAATGTGACTGCCCAACAGAAGTGGCCTTTACTGAGAGCCAACAGCAGTGGCCTCTACAAGTGTGAACTCTGTGAATTCAACAGTAAGTATTTTTCTGACCTAAAGCAGCATATGATCCTGAAACACAAGCGCACTGACTCGAATGTGTGTCGCGTGTGCAAGGAAAGCTTTTCCACCAATATGCTTCTCATTGAGCATGCCAAACTTCATGAAGAAGACCCCTATATCTGTAAGTACTGTGACTATAAGACAGTGATCTTTGAGAACCTCAGCCAGCACATTGCAGACACCCACTTCAGTGACCACCTTTATTGGTGTGAGCAGTGTGATGTGCAGTTCTCCTCAAGCAGTGAGCTCTACCTGCACTTCCAGGAGCACAGCCGCGATGAGCAGTACCTGTGCCAGTTCTGTGAGCACGAGACAGGGGACCCTGAGGACCTGCACAGCCACGTGGTCAATGAGCATGCTCGAAGACTGATCGAGCTGAGTGACAAGTGCAGCGGTGGTGGGCGTGGGCAGTGCAGCCTTCTAAGCAAGATCACCTTCGACAAATGCAAAAACTTCTTCGTGTGTCAAGTCTGTGGGTTCCGGAGCAGGCTCCACACAAATGTGAACAGACATGTTGCTATCGAGCATACTAAAATATTCCCTCATGTTTGTGATGACTGTGGGAAGGGCTTTTCTAGCATGTTAGAATACTGCAAGCATCTAAATTCACATTTATCTGAAGGGATTTATTTATGCCAATATTGTGAATATTCAACAGGACAAATTGAAGATCTTAAAATTCATCTTGATTTCAAGCATTCAGCTGACTTGCCTCATAAATGCAGTGACTGCCTGATGAGGTTTGGAAATGAAAGGGAATTAATCAGTCACCTTCCAGTCCATGAGACTACCTGA